In a single window of the Acetivibrio clariflavus DSM 19732 genome:
- a CDS encoding 3D domain-containing protein, whose product MLSNEATPISEPPTLKIQRKSKKTLILVLYIIFVVLVSLGVNNYFIYKWFKDTRTKYEDTFLRIQAVEEENSRLISEKNTITYEYNMLKEQIKQITEQNEQMTALLEEIRIKNDELMEKNRQLEEQNKELVQDNIELQNTLKKAASVGIKPQSYTEFKGLSTRGSIERGQYLGKFLGTAYTPSASECGNNLGITNSGKPIIPGISIAVDKNYWPFGTVFYIKGLGYAVAMDTGSAIKGRNRFDFAVFDKNFAKQLGSSYWDVYLVKMGNGKVEDISL is encoded by the coding sequence ATGTTAAGTAATGAGGCAACACCAATAAGTGAGCCTCCAACGTTAAAAATTCAAAGAAAAAGCAAAAAGACACTGATATTGGTATTATATATTATATTTGTTGTGCTTGTGTCTTTAGGAGTCAATAATTATTTTATTTATAAATGGTTTAAAGACACCAGAACGAAATATGAAGATACATTTTTAAGGATTCAGGCTGTGGAAGAAGAAAACAGTAGATTAATATCTGAGAAAAATACAATAACTTATGAATACAACATGCTGAAAGAACAAATAAAGCAAATTACCGAGCAAAATGAGCAAATGACAGCTTTACTTGAAGAAATCAGGATTAAAAATGATGAGCTGATGGAAAAGAATAGACAACTTGAGGAGCAGAACAAGGAACTGGTACAAGACAATATTGAGCTTCAAAACACATTGAAAAAGGCAGCTTCAGTGGGAATAAAACCCCAAAGTTATACTGAATTTAAGGGATTAAGTACACGGGGTTCTATAGAGCGTGGTCAATATCTCGGAAAATTTTTGGGAACTGCCTATACTCCATCTGCTTCGGAATGCGGAAATAACTTGGGAATTACAAACTCAGGAAAACCGATAATACCGGGAATATCTATTGCAGTGGATAAAAATTACTGGCCTTTCGGTACAGTATTCTATATAAAAGGACTTGGATATGCTGTAGCTATGGACACCGGCAGTGCAATTAAAGGGAGAAACAGATTTGATTTTGCTGTGTTTGATAAGAATTTTGCGAAACAGCTGGGATCAAGTTATTGGGATGTTTATCTTGTAAAAATGGGAAACGGAAAGGTTGAAGACATATCTCTTTAG